From the Palaemon carinicauda isolate YSFRI2023 chromosome 4, ASM3689809v2, whole genome shotgun sequence genome, the window cttcatttcgcttctctgttgagcaatgaagagtgtgcgttaaaggatttgacacaaaaagttattttcctatttgcacttgcgtccggggccagggttagtgagattgtagccctctcgagagaggcaggtcgtgttcagttcctgaatgggggagaactgaacctgtttccggatcctacgtttttcgccaagaatgagttacccaccaacaggtggggtccctggagaatctgccctctgaaagaagatgcatctctatgtccagtagaatgcctaaaggtctatcttcatagaacttcagacttcaagggtggtcaactattcaggggagaaacatcaggctcaaatttatctctgaatcaactcacatattcacatattttattcgcagagcggatcctgacagtacacccgcaggtcacgatccgaggaaagttgcctcatccttaaatttctttaattgtatggattttgaacatctccgttcatacactggctggaagccttccagagtgttctttcgccactatgcgaagcaagtagaggaactaaagagatctgtggtagcagtgggtcgcgtcgttaaccctactgtttaactctgcgaggaacagtggttttaattgggacgattaattccagggtgagtgtgtagttacatactgtactacaaactaagtgagggcactgagttgcccatgtagactgttccatttccaaaggtgaacctagcataagtgcagacatgtgtgccgagcgtttctaacgctaatgtcattgatttgtaatacagacttttatgactttgatacctcggtatcttaaaagtggcatttaatgttttttctttcagataaacaagttctgtttactatcatacttatgcttaaagttttgggttatccccttctatatatatatatatatatatatatatatatatatatatatatatatatatatatatatatatatatatatatatatatatttgtggttaacctgtctgtttattgtctgtcaatgaacttgttcttgagaaccttgcgtctccttcacctgtgtcaatttattggtataattgagcattcattctatgtaccttatctgggataattctaatagaattgttcctttatgcaagctatgttgcattggtttatgctttcccttaacgggaggaccccgtcccataaggggacgatggcggttttactagtttcctcctatgcggatataaacctttgtccaatacaagtattgtgcggagaactggtcgatatttcatattgacgcagtggttctttacaaactatgctttacttaatatagggcgagaccactatattagcttgcctggtattcatacataggtatatgtactcttcgagacttttccagagtctagtaagactcttccctgtagggggcaggaagctctaacatggtttatagttagttgaaaagatgtataacggtaacatcttaggtctctaggtctagtcgaccgggaaacattacctccggggagtacggcacgttctgagaatccacagatacagtaatgctctggtatacttccatcaggacgacatggcttgagcccaaaaaaccgattttgagcgaagcgaaaaatctatttttgggtgagatggccatgtcgtcctgatggacccgcccttgcctttctaagaaagggctgtaggacccctccctacatacagtatctgtagcacctcgtgtacgctacaaggaatacagatggcgccaggattggcgccaggcacgcttacgaaacgggagatagggagccttgggagcggctccccctttttctttcccgaattcgtttcttgccaattgccccctgcgatacaaaATCTCTggtcggggtgcagattgccatgtggcgtgtcaagaatacgtcctctgatatgtcgcgatatccctttcacgagggatattcgctccaggagttagaattctggtaccttgaggtaaattctctgggaatatcgccgtagttgtaatataccctaggaagctaccctatagaaacttccatccatcaggacgacatggccatctcacccaaaaatagatttttcgcttcgctcaaaatccgtttttctgccataatttgatattctttaaataatctttcttttctgccataatttgatattctttaaataatccttcttttctGCCATAATtcaatattctttaaataatctttcttttctGCCATAATTTGATATTCTTTAAATCTTTCTTTTCTGCCATAATTCgatattctttaaataatctttcttttccgccataatttgatattcatttaatttttactGATAAATTTTTCTTGTCCAATATTTCCGTATTTTGCCGCAAAACTCCTTCTTTGTTGTGCATTTTTATCATATCTTTGCTTATTAGTAAtggctatataaatatagattgtttatatcattgattatGAATTTGACATCTAAATTTCTAGTAGTTATTTTATTCAttccaatattttttatacattttatagccTTAGCGATAAGTTTTACGCTTTTTGGTGATTTTCTGATTTTAAAGTCGATTACCCTTTTATTAATTGAAAACCTTCACTATTGTTACAAAGTGTTTTAATACTATTAACATCTATGTAGTTCAAAAAGTTTTACTGAGATTTCAGTagtgaaaaaatcataaaaaatattctcTTTAACAAGGATCTGATAAAATAAACTCCTTTGCGGCATAAAAACATTTTCGTGTATCAGACGcaatataaattctaaaaaaaaaaaacatgtgttaAAATTCATTTACAAAATTCATGGTAAGAGAATGTTATTGGATTTACACTGGTAATCATACCAAGTTGTGTGACTGAACTTGCTGGTACTTGTACAAAAAATAAAGTTCTTAATCTTTGGTagaatacttttttttaaatttaaacttggttaaataaaatgtaaaattatatatacatgcatgaacaATATTAGTGTTGAAATCATTATATTTCAATTGAAGGGCAATTCTTAAGGAACGTGGGACTGaaaagattgtaaaaagggcaacCAATGGAATCCCAGCTGAGGCAGAAGATGCAAAAATTCTATAGAGGAACTATCATCCGATATATGTCATTACTCCATACGGACTGTGGTTATCATATCAGACTGTTAGATAATTATCTCATTAAACAAAATAACAGAATTTGGGTCGTATAACTATGAAAAATAAAGTTACATCTGAGAAAGAATAAATTCATATAAAGATATCGAAATATTGTGACGATGTATCTCGGTATTTACTCTATAAAAAGTCcaaaataagcatttttttttttatatataggaatAGGCTTACATAACCAGTCCCCTATAGAACACTTATCAAATGAATCATGTATTTAATCAGTCAGTCCTAATATTTTATCAGTAAAAAAGGTTAATAACATTAAAAGATTATGTGTAGGCCTACACATCAAACTCTCAAATTTTGAAGGAATAATAAGAGCAAAAGTCTAAATAACAATTTCTGAAATCAACTGACGTTTTATCCAAGAATTGATGCTtatgaattttgtttatatatttggttCATATAACCAGACGCTGGGGCTTGGAAGGCCATTCAGTGCCGAGTTATAACTAAGCAAGAGCCCTTTATTTATACTACGGAGAAATTAGTAAGATTATTTCttataattacattaatataatcTGAAAATCTCTCATGAAAACAAGGCAATAGATTCAAATTTTTGGTCACTAGGAAACTCCCAAAGTGTGTATTCTTCCATCGGTTTTTATATGGAAGTATGTTGTCTATTTCTCTGTTTTATGAACAAGAATTTCATGCATGGATAATAAACTGATAATGCACGTCGTGTATTCTAACAGGAAAATCTGTCGAAAAATACCTTCGTCAATACTGACGCTGATTAGGTATCAGAGATTGACGAGCTCTTCGGTGGGGGTATAAAAGGAACCACGGGTTTCTGGTCAAGGCATAACCAAACCTAAAGTCGAGCAATATTCATCTCAAGAGGAAAACGACAAAAAATTGTGAGAAAAACTTTTATAGAAGAAAACTCCAATATGAAGATCCTGCTTCTTCTAACTACTGTTCTCTCCTGCGAATGTTCGAAAGTTCTGATGATATTACCCTTAGGATCTGCTTCCCACAAGAACATCATGACGCCCTTAGCAGAATCCCTCGGACGGAGAGGTCACCAGGTTACCATTGCCTCCCTACACGCCGGCTCTGCCAACGCCTCTCGTTCCTTCACTGATCTTGTGGCCGCTGATGCCTGGAACTCTATCAAGAAAGTGACGGGCGAATTTGATGTCTTCAAGATGAGAGAAGCGAGTGGAGGAAAGAACGTCAACTCCCAAGTCATGAAAAAGGTTCTCCATCATCTACCCGAGTACTGTGACGCCTTTTTGAGAGACCCTGGCGTACAGGATGCATGGCGCACTAAGCCCGACTTGATTCTCTTGCCAGCTTTCATGAATGAGTGTGGATTAGCCCTTGTGCACAAATTCAAGGTTCCCTTTATGTATGTAACCACTTCTGGCCTTACGCCTTGGACAGCTGACCTCCTCGGAAACCCTGAACATCCTGCATATGTCCCCAACCAGTATCTTCCTTATGGAGACCACATGAACCTCTGGGAAAGAACACTGAACACAGTTGTAAGGTAAGATCACATTTCATTGTCACTTTATTTATTTCTGAAGTTATAGTAACAAGATATTAAAGAATCATAACAATTTGTCAGTCAATGGCATTCAATTATAGTATTGTAATGGAATAAATCAAAGAATTTCTGTAACAATGAAtcttattcctttatttcttttatcaacAGGTTCATCTCACCATACCTACGAAATCGTCTCGTGATGTCTCGGTTGGATGGTGTCGTCCAGAGGTTTCTAAAGGATCCATTTGTTTCACTTTCTGAAGTAGAGAAGAACGTTTCACTGGTTCTGGTTAACTCCCACTACTCCTTAGGCTACCCACGCCCACTGCTGCCTAATGTTGTAGAAGTGGGTGGCATGCACTGTCGCAATCCACGCCCAATACAAGACGTAGAGCTGAAACACTACTTGGACTCGTCTCCTGTTCCTGTAGTTTTCTTCAGTCTTGGATCATCGATTCGTAGTGACCAATTACCTGCTGACCTGCGCAATGCTTTGGTGTCAGCCTTCGCTCGCCTTCCATATCGCATCCTATGGAAATGGGAAGGAGCTCCTATTGCAGGTCTGTCGGCAAACGTCCTGACCCGTGCTTGGCTTCCCCAGCAGGATGTCCTTGGACACGAGAAGGTCAGGGCCTTCTTAACTCATGGTGGACTGCTGTCTATGCAGGAGGCTATTTACCATAATGTGCCCATGGTTGGCATTCCCTTAATGAGTGACCAACACCTGAATGTACGTCAGGTCGTTAATCTGGGTATTGGCCGAGAGCTCACTCTGGAGACCATGAACTCCCATTCCATCATGGAGGCAATAACAGCAGTCATCGAAAACCAGTCCTACCGAGATCAGGTCAAGATAAGGTCAGCTTTATTAAAGGACCAAGAAACTTCACCACTGGACCGAGCTGTCTACTGGACCGAACACGTCCTCCGTCACGGAGGGGCCCAACACCTCAGATCAGCTGCTGCCAACATGTCCATCCATCAGTACATGATGATCGACGTAATAGCTGTGCTTACTCTTGCAGCTGTTGTTGTACTGCTCTGTCTGAAATGGCTACTGAAATTCTTGTACTGTGCACTTGTATTTGCTCTCAAGAAAGCATCTACCAAGTTGCTAAAGTCAATCAAAGGTCATCTCCATATAGAGTAAATGAGTCTACGCTTAAATAGCTGTACTGAGATGGATCTGAAATCTGATCTTATTCCTTGCAATGTGTACCTGATAAAATAACATTTTCATTCTCAAGTTTCTCCCAGTTATGGATACAATCATTCATTCATAAATCTTTGAAAATGTCTATATGATAATCATTCTTCATTTCTATATTTACATTATCATCAAAGAACATACATTTATACTGCTTAAGAGATTCTATTTTTATATCTGCAAAAAcctattatataaataaacaaatctaTAAATTTCGTATTCCAAttccatataactatatataccttttttttaaattctctaaACAAAATGAGGAAATATTGAAACATGAGGAGGATCATTCCTCATTTTCATGATATTACAGAAAAGAGTATTTCTTTTGGTTTGAGATTCATTATGATAAACAATTGATGAACCTGGTTAGTTCTACTTACGACTTTTGTCTAAACAAAATTATAGGAAATGAATAtaagatgaaaatatattcaaaagtaTATTTCTTGAGGCCTCTAGAAAGGGAAGACTTCATCTGGGAAATAAACTCATTATTGGCCTATCCCCTTTGTATATTGTGTTAGTTAATAAACTTAAGTGACGATGAAAGGAAAACTTAATCATTTTTATGGGACGAGTCAGTACATATGCACCTAATAGAGAGAAAGAAGTTCATATTCCTCTTAGTGATTATCCCAATATCTAACACGAGACGACCTCTGgtgagaaaattgaaaaaaattctcttttatCCCCAAGATACAATCATTCTGTTGACTTAGCAAAATGAAAAATCTCATTATCTATGATATCTAACTTTTGAAATTGTGTAGGATATGATAAAGGACAAATATTTTCCCTGAATAATCTAGATTAGTTTTCCCATAGAATTTCCTTAAACACGTCTTATAAAGCCGACCATTTATCCTTTTGCCACCATGATCACAACCATGCACGAGAAGGTATGGAATAGTATTAGGTTCAAGAGTAGAAATAAATAACATCCACATAGTTTGATTGCTCATCCATTATTATTCAAGTCCGTATATACACCACCCCGTTAACTAAACATAAAGCTATGTAAAACCCTTTAGCCTTGCCTCGGCTCTCTAACTAAATATCTGTCTGAATTACATTTAATCTGCAGTGATTAACAGAGGTTGAGCTTAATAAACAGAACTTTTGAAAATAATCTGAAGATTTAGGTATTCTAAATAATTATTCAACTGATACtgaaccccatgctgagtttcacagcagtgGTGCCATCCGGTGTGCCCTGGTTAAGCGTTTATTTATCCGCTCTATTGATACAAGGAAAGTCAAGAAGTTCTAAAATTCAGATTCTACCaagtgaaaaaaaatgtatgaattaacaaaAAGATCATTCAAATAGCAAaagtatttgtgaatttattaCAAAATGCAATATTTCAGTGTATTCAATGGCATCCATCTTGAACAAATGGTAGCCATCTTGAATTTCTATCCGTCTAACGGGTTTCATCAAAAGAGATATTGCAAATGAGTAGGCTGCGTGttctaattttgatatttatttccgGAAATGGAAAGATTCTCCTGAATAATTGCTGTGATCTGCTCCAATAAACACACATTTCGAAAATAGAACTTTCCAGGGACactaaaactttaaacaaaaaaaatacacGAACTTTAAACAAAAAAGTAAGATTTTGTAATCTGTCATTATCAACGAATTTATCAATTTTAATGAAAGAGCAATAAATGGGTTAAAATGAtccaacgatttttttttattgtgatcttTATTGGCTAAATATAAATTCCAATCATAAGTAGAATTCACTTACGactttttctatttatattattactattcattACGGTGAAAAGAAGGACCTGTAAATTTAAGAGCTGGTTTGTTTTATTAAATTGTTGGTACTCCAAAGTGTCCTCCCTGCAGATGTTAAAGATTGTTAAACAATTTGACTTGACTCTTCCTCTTTTTCTAacttttaaaaacttaaaattgtCGAGTAACGACAGAGGAGACCATATTCTGAGTAAGACTTTGCTAATGTCTGAACCATCAGAGAATATGTGCAGCCTTTTAAACTAAGAGGagcactttttttttgttttactatcATATTTTGACGTTACACATCATATTTGTTCAGACGCTCGTCCGGATGCCACACATTTCTCATCAGCACGGACAAGAAGTTATTCTGTATTTGCCATGATCAGTCTCCTTGCTTGCATTGACACGGTGAGTACCAAGCACATTCAAGGCAGTTACGGTTATGGTAATTATGATAAATCCCTAAGCCTTTCTGTTGCCTCATGATAAATAATCCTTCTTTTTTTTGTCATAATTTGATATTCTTTGCAAATTAAATGCATAAGTTTCACTGATACATTTTTCTTGTCCATTTTTGCAGTATTTTACATCTTTCTTTGTTGTGCATTTTTAACATATAACTTTGCTCATTAGTAAGGACTATATAAACCTAAATTGTTTATATCATTGGTTATGAATTTTACATCTGAATTCCTAGTAGTTATTTTATTAAATTCCTATTACTTATCTTATTCGATTCTCAAATTTTGTATACGTTTCATAGCCTTAACGATCTTTTTTTACGCTTTCTGGCGATTTTCAGTATTTTAAAGTCAATTACCCTTTTATTAATTGACAACCTTTTCTATTGTtacaaagtgttttaattctatgaATATCTATGTAGTCTAAAAAGTTTTACTGAGATTTCAGtaataaaaagatcataaaaagatatttttattagcAAGGATCTGATAAAATAAACTCTTTTGTGGCATAAACATTTTCGTGTATCAGACGcaatataaattctaaaaaaaaaaataaacaattgtgaTTAAACTTTGACTAATTCATTGGAAGAGAATGTCATTGGATTTGCCCTGGTAATCATGCCAAGTTGTGTGACTGGTGTACATAGCTGGTACTTGTACAAAAAATTAAGGTCTTAATCTTCggtagaatacttttttttttctaaccttggttaaataaaactgtaaaattatACATGCATGCATGAACAATATTAGTGTCAAATCGTTATATTTCAATTTAAGGGCAATTATTAACGGACGTGGGACTGAAAAGATTATAAAATGGGctgtcgattaaagcgagaatttagtttaaaatatgtacaataacccaccaagttatcagaaccgggcgtccaaaatacttaagagaactgctacatattgcgcagccaacaaatcgtgtcgacacgagaatagttacagatggcttcaaactattggaacctagatatatgtctactgtaggctccagagcctttaaatatgcggtcctgagactatataataagctcccacgaaacattcgaatgattgaagacattaaggctttcgagaggaaaccgaagactttttcttatttcatgagtcttttactTGTTACTtgatttgggtttaaatccaaccctccactgaagtcgagtgaactacttttcgggcgggtccatattaatcatctaacgaaaccttttcattataacttatacaattctttgattgtagcatcttccaaatcatatgatcttgtgaaaagtaatgtctttagtttcttcttaaattcaattgctccctttaggaccatcatttcagttggcagtttattataatgtctagg encodes:
- the LOC137639022 gene encoding UDP-glycosyltransferase UGT5-like, which produces MKILLLLTTVLSCECSKVLMILPLGSASHKNIMTPLAESLGRRGHQVTIASLHAGSANASRSFTDLVAADAWNSIKKVTGEFDVFKMREASGGKNVNSQVMKKVLHHLPEYCDAFLRDPGVQDAWRTKPDLILLPAFMNECGLALVHKFKVPFMYVTTSGLTPWTADLLGNPEHPAYVPNQYLPYGDHMNLWERTLNTVVRFISPYLRNRLVMSRLDGVVQRFLKDPFVSLSEVEKNVSLVLVNSHYSLGYPRPLLPNVVEVGGMHCRNPRPIQDVELKHYLDSSPVPVVFFSLGSSIRSDQLPADLRNALVSAFARLPYRILWKWEGAPIAGLSANVLTRAWLPQQDVLGHEKVRAFLTHGGLLSMQEAIYHNVPMVGIPLMSDQHLNVRQVVNLGIGRELTLETMNSHSIMEAITAVIENQSYRDQVKIRSALLKDQETSPLDRAVYWTEHVLRHGGAQHLRSAAANMSIHQYMMIDVIAVLTLAAVVVLLCLKWLLKFLYCALVFALKKASTKLLKSIKGHLHIE